In Excalfactoria chinensis isolate bCotChi1 chromosome 3, bCotChi1.hap2, whole genome shotgun sequence, one DNA window encodes the following:
- the SLC35F6 gene encoding solute carrier family 35 member F6 produces the protein MAWSRYQLGLAALMLITGSINTLAAKWADNFSAAGCGGTEEHSFQHPFLQAVGMFLGEFSCLAVFYLLLWRDRRRPEPSMAPSQPFSPLLFLPPALCDMTGTSIMYVALNMTSASSFQMLRGSVIIFTGLLSVAFLGRKLELSQWLGILVTIVGLVVVGLADLHSSHDQKHKLSEVITGDLLIIMAQVIVAIQMVLEEKFVYKHDVHPLRAVGTEGFFGFIILALLLVPMYYIPAGSFSGNPRQVLEDTLDAFCQIGRQPLIALALLGNISSIAFFNFAGISVTKEISATTRMVLDSLRTVVIWAVSLALGWELFHGLQILGFAILLMGAALYNGLHRPVLTRLTQSGVDGSEAEREGLLHAENAAINSER, from the exons ATGGCGTGGTCTCGGTACCAGCTGGGCCTGGCTGCCCTCATGCTGATCACCGGCTCCATCAACACTCTGGCGGCCAA GTGGGCTGACAacttcagtgctgctggctgtggtggGACGGAGGAGCACAGTTTCCAGCACCCCTTCCTGCAG GCCGTGGGCATGTTCCTTGGTGAGTTCTCCTGCCTGGCTGTGTTCTACCTGCTGCTGTGGAGGGACCGGCGGAGGCCGGAGCCCAGCATGGCACCATCACAGCCCTTCAGCCCACTGCTTTTCCTGCCCCCTGCGCTCTGTGACATGACTGGGACCAGCATCATGTATGTGG CCCTGAACATGACCAGCGCCTCCAGCTTTCAGATGCTGAGAGGATCCGTCATCATCTTCACCGGGCTCCTCTCTGTGGCCTTTCTAGGCCGCAAGCTGGAGCTGAGCCAGTGGCTGGGCATCCTGGTCACCATCGTGGGGCTGGTAGTTGTGGGGTTGGCTGACTTGCACAGCAGCCACGACCAGAAGCACAAGCTCAGCGAGGTGATAACTG GTGATCTGCTTATCATCATGGCACAGGTGATCGTTGCCATCCAGATGGTGCTGGAGGAGAAATTTGTCTACAAACACGACGTGCACCCGCTGCGGGCTGTGGGCACTGAAG GGTTCTTTGGTTTCATCAtccttgccctgctgctggTCCCCATGTACTACATCCCAGCGGGCAGCTTCAGCGGGAACCCCCGGCAGGTGCTGGAGGATACCCTCGATGCCTTTTGCCAGATAGGCCGGCAACCCCTCATCGCTCTGGCCTTACTGGGCAACATCAGCAGCATCGCCTTCTTCAATTTCGCCGGCATCAGCGTCACCAAAGAGATCAGCGCCACCACCCGCATGGTGCTGGACAGCCTCCGCACCGTCGTCATCTGGGCTGTCAGCctggctctgggctgggagCTTTTCCATGGCTTGCAGATCTTGGGTTTTGCCATCCTACTGATGGGTGCTGCCCTCTATAATGGGTTGCATCGCCCTGTGCTCACCCGCCTGACCCAGAGCGGGGTTGATGGCAGTGAAGCTGAGCGGGAGGGATTGCTGCATGCAGAGAATGCTGCCATCAACAGTGAACGCTGA